The Vicia villosa cultivar HV-30 ecotype Madison, WI linkage group LG1, Vvil1.0, whole genome shotgun sequence genome includes a region encoding these proteins:
- the LOC131602817 gene encoding aspartic proteinase 39-like, whose product MGNPPKEFNVQIDTGSDILWVNCNTCSNCPKSSGIGIELNFFDTVASSTAAMVRCSDPVCTYGVQGAAAQCSPQVNQCGYTFQYEDGSGTSGVYVSDALYFDMILGQSSSDNVNSSAPIVFG is encoded by the exons ATGGGAAATCCACCTAAGGAatttaatgttcaaattgataCTGGAAGTGATATTTTGTGGGTTAATTGTAATACTTGCAGTAATTGTCCTAAATCTAGTGGAATTGGG ATTGAGCTTAATTTCTTTGACACGGTTGCTTCGTCCACGGCTGCGATGGTTCGTTGCTCGGACCCTGTATGTACTTATGGGGTTCAAGGTGCGGCTGCTCAATGCTCCCCTCAGGTTAATCAGTGCGGCTACACGTTTCAGTATGAAGATGGGAGTGGTACCTCGGGTGTTTATGTTTCTGATGCtctgtactttgacatgatcctCGGACAGTCTTCTTCTGACAATGTTAACTCTTCAGCTCCCATTGTATTCGGGTGA
- the LOC131602831 gene encoding eukaryotic initiation factor 4A-III homolog B-like — translation MLEQGVHVVSGNPGRVCDTIKRRTLCTGAIKLLVLDESDEMLSRGFKDQIYDVYRYLPPSLQVVLISATLPHEVLEMTNKFMTDPVRILVKRDELTLECIKQYFVEVEREE, via the exons ATGCTTGAACAAGGAGTTCATGTAGTATCTGGGAACCCTGGTCGAGTCTGTGACACGATCAAAAGGAGAACATTGTGCACGGGGGCTATCAAGTTGTTAGTTCTG GATGAATCTGATGAAATGCTGAGCAGAGGGTTTAAAGATCAAATTTATGATGTGTACAGATACCTCCCACCTAGTCTTCAGGTTGTCTTGATTTCCGCTACTTTACCTCATGAAGTACTGGAGATGACAAATAAGTTCATGACAGATCCTGTAAGGATCCTTGTAAAACGTGATGAATTGACATTGGAG TGCATTAAGCAATACTTTGTTGAGGTTGAGAGGGAGGAATGA